The following coding sequences are from one Lolium rigidum isolate FL_2022 chromosome 6, APGP_CSIRO_Lrig_0.1, whole genome shotgun sequence window:
- the LOC124661089 gene encoding fructokinase-2, with the protein MAPLGDGVAPAAAAAPGLVVSFGEMLIDFVPDVAGVSLAESGGFVKAPGGAPANVACAISKLGGSSAFVGKFGDDEFGHMLVDILKQNGVNAEGCLFDQHARTALAFVTLKSNGEREFMFYRNPSADMLLTEAELNLDLIRRARIFHYGSISLITEPCRSAHVAAMRAAKAGGILCSYDPNVRLPLWPSEQAARDGILSIWKEADFIKVSDDEVAFLTQGDANDEKNVLSLWFEGLKLLIVTDGEKGCRYFTKDFKGSVPGYSVQTVDTTGAGDAFVGSLLLNVAKDDSIFHNEEKLREALQFSNACGAICTTKKGAIPALPTTATALELISKGSN; encoded by the exons ATGGCGCCCCTCGGTGACGGAGTCGctcccgcggcggcggccgccccaGGCCTGGTGGTCTCCTTCGGCGAGATGCTCATCGACTTCGTGCCGGACGTGGCCGGCGTCTCGCTCGCCGAGTCCGGCGGCTTCGTCAAGGCCCCCGGCGGCGCGCCCGCCAACGTCGCTTGCGCCATCTCCAAGCTCGGCGGCTCCTCCGCCTTCGTCGGCAAG TTCGGCGACGACGAGTTCGGCCACATGCTGGTGGACATCCTGAAGCAGAACGGCGTGAACGCGGAGGGCTGCCTGTTCGACCAGCACGCGCGCACGGCCCTGGCCTTCGTCACCCTCAAGTCCAACGGCGAGCGGGAGTTCATGTTCTACCGCAACCCATCTGCCGACATGCTCCTCACCGAGGCGGAGCTGAACCTCGACCTGATCCGCCGCGCCCGCATCTTCCACTACGGCTCCATCTCGCTCATCACCGAGCCCTGCCGCTCGGCGCACGTGGCCGCCATGCGCGCCGCCAAGGCCGGCGGCATCCTCTGCTCGTACGACCCCAACGTGCGCCTGCCGCTCTGGCCCTCGGAGCAGGCTGCCCGCGACGGGATCTTGAGCATCTGGAAGGAGGCTGACTTCATCAAGGTGAGCGACGACGAGGTGGCCTTCCTGACACAGGGTGACGCGAACGACGAGAAGAACGTCCTCTCGCTTTGGTTCGAGGGCCTCAAGCTGCTCATCGTCACCGACGGCGAGAAGGGGTGCAGGTACTTCACCAAGGACTTCAAGGGGTCCGTGCCAGGGTACTCCGTCCAGACCGTCGACACAACCGGCGCCGGTGACGCCTTCGTCGGCTCGCTCCTCCTCAATGTCGCCAAGGATGACTCCATCTTCCAC AATGAGGAGAAGCTGAGGGAGGCGCTGCAGTTCTCCAATGCGTGCGGAGCCATCTGCACCACCAAGAAGGGAGCCATCCCGGCACTACCAACAACCGCCACTGCCCTGGAGCTCATCAGCAAGGGCAGCAACTAA